The DNA window CAATGAGCCTGACAATCGTTTAACATCCCGCCCCGAACCCACAACAAACTTCTTTATTCTTCCGCTCCCCTTTTCTGTTTATTGGCAAATTTCGCAGCCTCCATCCCGGCAACACAGCCTTCGCCAACCGCCTTTGCCATCTGGTAGGGATGTCCGGTGATATCACCGGCGGCATAAATACCCGGGAGGTTGGTTTCCTGCTGCTTGTTGGTTTGAATGTGAGTGAAGGTCTCGGTATCGAGGAGCACCCCGAGATTATTGGCAAGTTCAACAGCGCCCTTGGCACCGAGTTCGATGAACACCCCTTCCACCTCAAGGGTCGTGTCATCGGCAAGAAGCAGGCCTTGCACAGCATTTTCACCAAGAATTTCTTTTACCCAGGTTCCTTGCTGGATAATTACACTGCTTTCCGCAAGCTTCTTTGCAAGTTCCTCGGATACGTTCAGACTCTTGGCAACCAGGGTCACCGCGGAGGCATACTTGGTAAGGGTCAGGGCCCCGTCTGCAGCGGCGCTCTCGTTACCCACCACCGCGACTTTGGCGTTCCGGAAAAAGTTGGCGTCACAATCAACACAATAACTCACACCCCGGCCAAGCAATTCTTTTTCGCCTTTCACCTTCAATGTTTTCCTGGCAGTTCCGGTGGCGATAATAATCGTTCTTGCGGTAATTTCGCGGCCACTTTCAATGGTTATATGAAACAGAGAATCTTTCTGGACGATATGCAGCACGTCCTCTTCAACGGTTTCAGCGCCGAACCGCAGGGCCTGTTCTCTGCCGACCCGGAGCATTTCACTGCCTTCGGTGACCCCGTCGACACAGAGGTAATTTTCCACATGC is part of the Pseudomonadota bacterium genome and encodes:
- a CDS encoding FAD-dependent oxidoreductase, which codes for MTNEIIDVVIVGAGPAGLQAALHSTRKKAATIVLGKPQKSSIYRAHVENYLCVDGVTEGSEMLRVGREQALRFGAETVEEDVLHIVQKDSLFHITIESGREITARTIIIATGTARKTLKVKGEKELLGRGVSYCVDCDANFFRNAKVAVVGNESAAADGALTLTKYASAVTLVAKSLNVSEELAKKLAESSVIIQQGTWVKEILGENAVQGLLLADDTTLEVEGVFIELGAKGAVELANNLGVLLDTETFTHIQTNKQQETNLPGIYAAGDITGHPYQMAKAVGEGCVAGMEAAKFANKQKRGAEE